The proteins below are encoded in one region of Reichenbachiella sp. 5M10:
- a CDS encoding methylated-DNA--[protein]-cysteine S-methyltransferase, producing MADTIDYQYYKSPVGELIIGSYGGEICLCDWRYRKQREAVDKRIWSALDAVMVEKDSTTVQACIQQLQEYFVGERREFDLSLRLVGSDFQKEVWGHLMQVPYGQTKSYLALAQSLNNEGAIRAVASANGANALSIVVPCHRIIGSDGSLTGYAGGLPAKKRLLELEGSLLHQISLF from the coding sequence ATGGCAGATACCATCGACTACCAGTACTACAAAAGTCCCGTGGGAGAACTCATCATCGGCTCATACGGTGGAGAGATATGTCTCTGTGACTGGCGCTACCGCAAGCAGCGCGAAGCGGTAGACAAGAGGATATGGTCTGCTCTTGATGCCGTGATGGTGGAGAAGGACAGTACAACTGTCCAAGCTTGTATCCAGCAACTTCAGGAGTATTTTGTAGGAGAACGGCGGGAATTTGACTTGTCCCTACGTTTAGTGGGGTCTGATTTTCAAAAGGAGGTATGGGGGCATTTGATGCAAGTGCCTTATGGTCAGACCAAAAGTTACTTGGCTTTGGCACAGAGTCTCAACAACGAAGGAGCCATTCGTGCTGTGGCATCTGCCAATGGGGCCAATGCCCTATCGATCGTTGTGCCTTGTCATCGCATCATAGGTAGCGACGGGTCTTTGACGGGCTATGCCGGTGGCTTGCCAGCCAAAAAGCGCCTATTGGAACTGGAAGGGAGCCTATTGCATCAGATTTCTTTGTTCTGA
- a CDS encoding peptidase, with protein MTYCLGIKVKQGLLAISDTRLTSGSETTIGKKYYSYCKDKQALFVMTSGLRSVRDKALVYFREVIEGEKNDFKKMYEVANALGNQIKKVAKEDKKSLMDSGLQFNLHAIIGGQLSGDSEHRLFLIYPEGNWIEVGEGSPFIIIGNSGYGKPILSRTLTKDSTLQFALKTGFLSFDSTRVSANDVDFPIDVLKYEHDSFDIKHHRYELTDMHAVSEFWGEQLTQAIKQVPEDWIKETL; from the coding sequence ATGACCTACTGCTTAGGAATCAAAGTCAAACAAGGACTGCTGGCTATCTCGGATACCCGATTGACCTCAGGGTCAGAGACGACCATTGGTAAGAAGTACTACAGCTATTGCAAAGACAAACAAGCACTTTTCGTGATGACTTCTGGTTTGCGTTCTGTGCGGGACAAAGCACTCGTGTATTTCAGAGAGGTGATCGAAGGGGAAAAGAATGATTTCAAGAAAATGTATGAGGTCGCCAATGCACTGGGCAATCAAATCAAAAAAGTCGCAAAGGAGGACAAAAAGTCACTCATGGATTCGGGGTTGCAGTTCAATCTGCATGCTATCATAGGAGGTCAGTTGTCTGGTGATTCGGAGCACAGGTTGTTTTTGATTTACCCGGAGGGCAATTGGATCGAAGTGGGTGAGGGTTCGCCCTTCATCATCATTGGCAACTCGGGCTATGGCAAGCCGATTTTGAGTCGGACGTTGACCAAGGATTCTACCCTGCAGTTTGCCTTGAAGACAGGCTTCTTGTCGTTTGATTCTACCCGCGTGAGTGCCAATGACGTGGATTTTCCGATCGACGTGCTCAAGTACGAGCACGACAGTTTCGACATCAAGCATCATCGCTACGAACTCACAGACATGCATGCCGTGTCGGAGTTTTGGGGGGAGCAATTGACTCAAGCCATCAAGCAGGTGCCAGAGGATTGGATCAAAGAGACCTTGTAG
- a CDS encoding transglutaminase family protein: MPTYQVSYQTQNSYEYPVNEALFALLVLPAADEYQSFVSFTVQNNIGEGHYLQPNLHGFDQLMIRASGEFTALSLQVDCQVEVAEINPYEQAEEPNVQENELLNSIGFKIDHHAFLAPTRTTSIIREQLPVLMHQASGQSCSDFLNQINRYIFENFSFYEGVNSLLSTPSSTLETRAGVCQDFAQLFIATCRANGIPARYVSGYLNQGEGHIGSAMMHAWVEALIPGVGWQGYDPTNNLLRDSHYIKVCHGVDYEDCSPIRGVLSTQGDNFTSYTVQVTQQQ; the protein is encoded by the coding sequence ATGCCGACGTATCAGGTCAGTTATCAAACTCAGAATTCGTATGAGTACCCTGTCAACGAAGCGTTGTTTGCGTTGCTCGTGTTGCCAGCAGCAGACGAATACCAATCATTCGTGTCGTTCACCGTTCAAAACAACATTGGAGAAGGGCATTACTTGCAACCTAATTTGCACGGGTTTGACCAGTTGATGATTCGTGCGAGTGGTGAGTTTACGGCACTTTCGCTGCAGGTAGATTGCCAAGTGGAAGTGGCAGAGATCAATCCCTATGAGCAGGCGGAGGAGCCCAATGTTCAAGAAAATGAGCTTTTGAACTCCATAGGGTTTAAGATAGATCATCATGCTTTTTTGGCGCCTACACGGACGACATCTATCATTCGTGAGCAATTACCCGTATTGATGCATCAGGCTTCAGGTCAGAGCTGTAGTGATTTTTTGAATCAAATCAATCGATATATTTTTGAAAACTTTAGCTTTTATGAGGGAGTGAATAGCCTATTGAGCACACCGAGTTCTACGCTGGAGACTCGGGCAGGTGTATGCCAAGATTTCGCACAGCTTTTCATCGCGACCTGTCGGGCCAATGGCATTCCGGCGCGCTATGTGTCAGGATATCTCAACCAAGGGGAGGGACACATCGGGAGCGCTATGATGCACGCTTGGGTAGAGGCATTGATCCCAGGGGTTGGTTGGCAGGGTTATGACCCTACAAACAACCTGTTGAGAGATAGCCATTATATCAAAGTGTGTCACGGGGTGGATTATGAAGATTGTTCACCGATTCGTGGGGTTTTGAGCACTCAAGGTGATAATTTTACCTCCTATACCGTACAAGTAACCCAACAACAGTAA
- a CDS encoding alpha-E domain-containing protein, with product MLARVADNLYWFGRYIERSEHLSRYLNVQYFSALDTTSDLQRELALKSIINMVGLDESSEYAFEEDILVAVAMDEGNSASIKSCMHFARENARGARDLISTDVWNAMNKFYRFIHDYPEDFYKTKGLYDFTNTTIENCAIIKYRVESTMLHDEVWAFIKMGLHLERAIQVTRILISKFNDINELEESKENHSVASFQLGSLLKSAEGLDMYHREYSILPQEKQVLEFMVLNERFPRSIAYNISELQQYLLQVGVRKNTEKNSIEWSIGRKSEFLKYCTVEEIEDDPLAFLGDTLTYLNQLNNLLSKEYLNY from the coding sequence ATGTTGGCGAGAGTAGCGGATAATTTGTATTGGTTTGGTAGGTATATAGAGCGCTCTGAGCATCTGAGTCGCTATCTCAATGTGCAATATTTTTCGGCATTGGATACCACTTCTGATTTGCAACGAGAGTTGGCCTTGAAAAGCATCATCAATATGGTGGGGCTGGACGAATCTAGCGAGTATGCGTTTGAGGAGGATATTTTGGTGGCGGTTGCGATGGATGAGGGCAATAGCGCATCGATCAAGTCATGTATGCATTTTGCCAGAGAGAACGCTCGTGGAGCCCGTGATTTGATATCCACGGATGTGTGGAATGCGATGAATAAATTTTATCGATTTATCCATGATTACCCTGAGGACTTTTACAAAACAAAGGGGTTGTACGATTTTACGAATACTACAATAGAGAACTGTGCAATCATCAAGTACCGTGTCGAGTCGACTATGCTCCATGATGAAGTGTGGGCTTTCATCAAGATGGGACTGCACCTCGAGCGTGCAATACAGGTGACTCGGATACTAATCAGCAAGTTCAACGACATCAATGAGTTGGAAGAGAGTAAAGAAAACCACTCTGTGGCAAGTTTTCAATTGGGGTCTTTGCTCAAATCGGCGGAGGGTTTGGATATGTATCATCGCGAATACTCGATTTTGCCGCAGGAGAAGCAGGTACTGGAATTTATGGTGCTCAATGAGCGTTTTCCACGATCCATTGCATACAATATCAGTGAGTTGCAGCAATACCTGCTGCAGGTAGGGGTGAGAAAAAACACCGAGAAAAATAGCATCGAATGGAGTATAGGGCGTAAGAGTGAATTTCTGAAATACTGTACGGTAGAAGAGATAGAAGACGACCCATTGGCATTTTTGGGAGATACGCTGACTTACTTGAACCAATTGAATAATTTGCTGAGCAAAGAATACTTGAATTACTAA
- a CDS encoding circularly permuted type 2 ATP-grasp protein, whose product MNGKILESYAVNDRLLDEVFDHGGVIKKPYERVFDHFNRYGAEDFKRVNEATKLSFLLQGITFATYADNPKGTERIFPFDLMPRIITSTEWARLEEGLIQRNVAINLFLKDIYNEKKILKDKVVPAELIFSSVNYNKYMVGFEPPGGVYNHISGTDLIKHSDDNFYVLEDNVRCPSGVSYVLSNRDALKKSLSVLFKQLKVGTVFDYPAALATCMHSVAPEGVDAARCAVLTPGIYNSAYYEHSFLAQSMGMELVEGRDLFVDHGFLYMKTIYGRKKLDVLYRRIDDEFLDPLVFNPDSMLGVPGLMDVYRQGNVSLINAPGTGASDDKAVYSYMPQIVKYYLDQDPILQNVHTYQCENPVEMDHVLQHIEELVVKPVDQSGGYGIFVGSAATKAECEEMRAKIKDDPREYVAQPIMSLSSHSTYIDETNQFEPRHVDLRAFTLLGKDYEFVLKGGLTRVALKRGSLIVNSSQGGGAKDTWVADV is encoded by the coding sequence ATGAATGGGAAAATATTAGAATCGTATGCGGTCAACGATCGACTCTTGGATGAGGTGTTTGATCATGGTGGAGTAATCAAGAAACCTTACGAGCGAGTTTTCGATCATTTCAATAGATATGGTGCCGAGGATTTTAAGCGAGTCAATGAAGCGACCAAATTATCCTTTTTGCTGCAAGGGATCACCTTTGCTACTTATGCGGATAACCCGAAAGGAACGGAGAGGATCTTTCCGTTCGATTTGATGCCACGTATCATCACGAGTACCGAATGGGCACGATTGGAAGAGGGCTTGATCCAACGAAATGTTGCCATCAATTTATTTCTCAAAGACATTTACAACGAAAAGAAAATACTCAAGGATAAAGTCGTTCCTGCAGAATTGATATTTTCTTCGGTCAATTACAACAAATACATGGTGGGCTTTGAGCCTCCAGGAGGGGTGTACAATCATATCTCTGGGACCGATCTGATCAAGCATAGTGATGATAATTTTTATGTGTTGGAAGACAATGTGCGTTGTCCGTCTGGGGTGAGTTATGTGCTGAGCAATCGAGATGCTCTGAAAAAGTCACTTTCAGTACTTTTCAAGCAATTGAAGGTCGGGACGGTATTTGACTATCCAGCCGCCTTAGCAACTTGTATGCATTCGGTAGCACCTGAAGGCGTAGATGCTGCACGGTGTGCGGTGCTCACTCCAGGGATTTACAATTCGGCGTACTATGAGCATAGTTTTCTGGCTCAGAGCATGGGAATGGAGTTGGTCGAAGGTCGGGATTTGTTTGTGGATCATGGATTTCTCTATATGAAGACGATCTATGGGCGAAAGAAATTGGATGTGCTCTATCGGCGCATTGATGACGAATTTTTGGATCCGTTGGTGTTCAATCCGGATTCTATGCTCGGAGTGCCTGGGTTGATGGATGTCTACCGCCAAGGCAATGTCAGTCTGATCAATGCCCCTGGTACAGGTGCATCGGATGACAAAGCGGTCTATTCCTATATGCCACAAATTGTTAAGTATTATTTGGATCAAGATCCAATCCTGCAAAATGTACACACCTATCAGTGTGAAAACCCTGTGGAGATGGATCATGTACTGCAGCACATCGAAGAACTCGTCGTGAAGCCTGTCGACCAGAGTGGAGGCTATGGGATATTCGTAGGGAGTGCTGCGACCAAGGCCGAGTGCGAGGAGATGCGGGCCAAGATCAAGGATGATCCTCGGGAGTATGTTGCTCAGCCTATCATGAGTCTATCGTCACACTCTACCTACATCGATGAGACCAATCAGTTCGAGCCCCGGCACGTGGACTTACGAGCTTTTACCTTGCTAGGCAAGGACTATGAGTTTGTGCTCAAAGGGGGGCTGACACGCGTAGCACTCAAGAGAGGTAGTCTGATTGTCAATTCGTCGCAAGGTGGAGGAGCCAAGGATACATGGGTAGCTGATGTGTGA
- a CDS encoding tRNA-binding protein, with the protein MENHITWSEFQKVDIRVGTVLKARVFEEARNPAYQLVLDFGELGQRKTSAQVTKLYAPEDLIGRQVLAVVNFPPKQIANMMSECLLLGAIGEEGSVTIVQPERSVSNGQRIG; encoded by the coding sequence ATGGAAAATCATATAACATGGTCTGAGTTTCAAAAAGTGGACATCAGAGTGGGGACGGTACTGAAGGCTCGTGTATTTGAAGAAGCGAGGAACCCTGCCTATCAATTGGTGCTTGATTTTGGAGAACTCGGTCAGCGCAAGACCTCTGCCCAAGTGACTAAGCTGTATGCACCAGAGGATTTGATAGGCAGACAGGTGTTGGCAGTGGTCAATTTCCCTCCCAAGCAGATCGCCAACATGATGAGTGAGTGTCTCCTGCTCGGCGCAATAGGAGAAGAAGGGAGTGTCACGATTGTTCAGCCTGAGAGGTCAGTGAGCAATGGCCAACGTATCGGTTGA
- the tpx gene encoding thiol peroxidase, with amino-acid sequence MSTITLKGNEIHTSSELPTVGSQAPDFNLVKSDLSGVSLAEFAGSKLILNIFPSVDTGTCAASVRKFNQEASKLDNTKVLCVSRDLPFALGRFCGAEGIENVTTASDFVDGSFGQNYGLDIIDGPLRGLHSRCIIVLDEKGTVLYTEQVAETVDEPNYDAAMAALA; translated from the coding sequence ATGTCAACAATTACATTAAAAGGAAACGAAATCCATACCTCAAGTGAATTGCCCACAGTAGGCAGTCAAGCTCCAGATTTCAACTTGGTCAAAAGTGACCTCTCTGGCGTCAGTTTGGCAGAGTTTGCAGGGTCCAAATTGATCCTCAACATCTTCCCGAGCGTGGATACTGGCACATGCGCAGCTTCTGTTCGCAAGTTCAATCAGGAGGCTTCCAAACTCGACAACACCAAAGTCCTTTGCGTCTCTAGAGATCTACCATTTGCCCTGGGACGCTTTTGTGGTGCTGAAGGCATAGAAAACGTCACCACTGCTTCGGACTTTGTCGACGGTAGCTTTGGCCAAAACTATGGACTAGACATCATCGATGGTCCTTTGAGAGGTCTACATTCGCGGTGCATCATCGTACTGGATGAGAAAGGCACAGTACTCTACACCGAGCAAGTCGCTGAAACTGTAGACGAGCCAAACTATGACGCAGCTATGGCTGCATTGGCTTAA
- a CDS encoding WG repeat-containing protein, producing the protein MKTNAVLWVLMFCAQLLWADRSKQALRAIEKEEFEKAEAYLERSYEKDTLNPLVFYAYAQLYVAEAYDNRDVDVAHDYILHAIDLLPDRTEDHSDEIDKADLTPDDFDGAKTRIDSVAYGRARERDELTAYAFFISHYSDAVEVPEAKTRRDELAFAAAERQGDWQAYEDFIKQYPDAAQYLIAKRRFETLAYEAKTRSNALAELEDFLIEFPNTPYRSVVEQKIYDKRVAGLEEGQILEFINSYHNNKLTRRALGLLYHTVGLDASKLKPFNQQVYQQFMDSVARLELLNQQVLYPFYFEGEYAFYDVDGNEFLGGPYEDISLDYLCGNVTEQILEVKQNNVFSLINREGTVIYQGFIDSYKDLGSGVLCISENGMKGAIYKTGDVILPNRYEEVTVLNQQLVAFRENGKMGLVSITGEIYLDPAYDDIYMEGPFWVVEQDGVFGVTNLHQILTNEKKIDLKYEEVELINDKHIVGYTSDYETLLDEHLRVLSPDSSVSINTVYETWTFRTAQGYYIYDQQDDQLTEAVYDDVLQNYEWLGLRQAEKWAVYNKNIHDEPILNVDSVKLIGEDMVIVFRDNQGMAIFPNKKVIDVQEGEYIQALSSSRRLGVHYLVIKRNGKQYLYGDGELLFAESYDELGFIADSVFSVKRDGQYGAVDEKGRPIMRVRYDAIMEAKDGVADVLYRGKFGAYNFTERILLNLEYEEKIRVYSDALYVVKTEGGYGILDDHNHTLVEGRYDQIVYWTDSAFLAQEEGRWLVRNVYDELVHIDRIDGYDFLSKVAGGQTIEIRVDNLYGVYHSTLGLVIPPVFNDIYNLGSAEKNIYFAEKRFAEADYYVVVYYDYAGNKIRSEAYRGNEYELIVCED; encoded by the coding sequence ATGAAAACCAATGCAGTCCTGTGGGTGCTGATGTTTTGTGCGCAGTTGCTTTGGGCAGATCGATCCAAACAGGCCTTGCGGGCAATCGAAAAGGAAGAGTTTGAGAAGGCAGAAGCATACCTAGAACGATCGTACGAAAAGGATACATTGAACCCGCTGGTTTTTTATGCATACGCACAGCTGTATGTCGCGGAGGCTTATGACAACCGCGACGTGGATGTAGCCCATGATTATATTTTGCATGCCATAGATTTGCTTCCTGACCGTACCGAAGATCACAGTGATGAGATAGACAAGGCGGATTTGACGCCAGATGATTTTGATGGGGCCAAGACAAGGATCGATAGTGTGGCATATGGTCGTGCACGTGAGAGGGATGAGTTGACGGCATATGCTTTCTTTATTTCACACTATTCGGATGCGGTAGAAGTGCCTGAGGCAAAGACCCGGCGCGACGAGCTGGCTTTTGCAGCAGCGGAGAGACAAGGGGATTGGCAAGCTTATGAAGATTTCATCAAGCAATACCCTGATGCAGCACAGTACCTCATCGCCAAGCGTCGGTTCGAAACTTTGGCCTATGAGGCCAAAACCAGATCCAATGCTTTGGCTGAGCTGGAAGATTTTTTGATTGAGTTTCCCAATACTCCCTATCGCTCTGTGGTCGAACAAAAGATATATGACAAGAGAGTTGCAGGACTGGAAGAGGGTCAGATATTGGAATTTATTAATTCCTACCACAATAACAAATTGACACGTCGAGCCTTAGGCTTACTGTATCATACGGTGGGGTTGGATGCTTCCAAACTCAAACCTTTCAATCAGCAAGTGTACCAGCAGTTTATGGATTCGGTTGCACGCTTAGAACTTCTCAATCAACAGGTACTCTATCCGTTTTATTTTGAGGGGGAGTATGCTTTTTATGACGTGGATGGGAATGAATTTTTGGGAGGGCCTTATGAGGACATTAGTTTGGACTACCTCTGTGGCAATGTCACCGAGCAGATTTTGGAAGTGAAGCAAAACAATGTGTTCTCGTTGATCAACCGTGAAGGGACGGTGATCTATCAGGGGTTTATCGATTCGTACAAGGACCTAGGCTCCGGTGTACTGTGTATCAGCGAAAACGGAATGAAGGGAGCGATATACAAAACGGGTGACGTGATTTTACCAAATCGATACGAGGAGGTCACTGTGCTCAATCAGCAGTTGGTGGCGTTTAGAGAAAATGGTAAAATGGGTCTGGTCAGTATCACAGGGGAAATATACTTGGATCCAGCATATGATGATATTTACATGGAAGGACCGTTTTGGGTGGTCGAACAAGATGGGGTTTTTGGTGTAACCAATCTTCACCAAATTTTGACCAATGAAAAGAAGATTGATTTGAAGTACGAAGAAGTGGAACTAATCAATGACAAGCACATTGTTGGGTATACGTCAGATTATGAGACACTTCTAGACGAGCATTTGCGAGTACTGAGTCCAGACTCCAGCGTGAGTATCAATACTGTCTATGAGACTTGGACGTTTCGGACGGCTCAGGGCTACTATATCTACGATCAGCAAGATGATCAGCTGACAGAGGCGGTCTACGATGATGTGTTGCAGAACTACGAATGGCTAGGGCTCAGACAAGCTGAAAAGTGGGCAGTGTACAACAAAAACATCCATGACGAACCCATACTCAATGTGGATTCAGTGAAGTTGATAGGAGAAGACATGGTCATTGTATTTCGAGACAATCAGGGGATGGCGATTTTTCCTAACAAAAAGGTGATCGATGTACAAGAGGGTGAATACATCCAAGCTTTGAGTTCGAGTCGCCGCTTGGGGGTACATTATCTGGTGATCAAGCGCAATGGGAAGCAATACCTCTATGGTGACGGGGAGTTGTTGTTTGCGGAGAGCTATGACGAATTGGGGTTTATTGCAGACTCGGTGTTTTCGGTCAAGCGTGATGGACAATACGGTGCAGTGGACGAAAAAGGGCGACCAATCATGCGTGTGCGCTATGATGCGATCATGGAGGCCAAAGATGGTGTTGCAGATGTGTTGTACCGTGGCAAGTTTGGAGCATACAATTTTACGGAGCGTATCTTGCTCAATCTAGAGTATGAGGAGAAGATCAGAGTCTACAGCGACGCTCTGTATGTGGTCAAAACAGAGGGGGGATATGGAATCCTAGATGATCACAACCATACCTTGGTGGAGGGGCGCTATGACCAGATTGTGTATTGGACGGACAGTGCCTTTCTCGCCCAGGAGGAGGGAAGATGGCTTGTTCGCAATGTCTATGATGAGTTGGTACATATAGATCGCATCGATGGATACGATTTTTTGAGTAAGGTAGCAGGAGGTCAAACCATCGAAATCCGTGTAGATAATCTGTACGGGGTGTATCACAGTACCTTGGGCTTGGTGATTCCACCTGTGTTCAATGACATATACAACCTAGGGAGTGCTGAGAAAAACATCTATTTTGCCGAAAAGCGTTTTGCGGAAGCGGACTATTATGTAGTTGTGTATTATGATTATGCCGGCAATAAGATCCGCTCGGAAGCATATAGAGGAAATGAGTATGAATTAATCGTCTGTGAGGACTAA
- a CDS encoding bifunctional 2-polyprenyl-6-hydroxyphenol methylase/3-demethylubiquinol 3-O-methyltransferase UbiG, with protein MDIQQLNKELGNIDLYLLDHLLKGHVLPDANILDAGCGEGRNLIYFLNNRYQVYGIDQNPDAIRMLQFIVGANYAPYDKERFTTGDIADMPYADQSFELVISSAVLHFCPSDEVFWSAIQEMTRVLKPGGTLFIRMTSDVGLNLEPSASAQHLLPDGSLRYLIDSSKIEHLTSRFGYEHIEPIKTVVVDQMRSMATLVLRKN; from the coding sequence ATGGACATACAACAACTCAACAAAGAACTCGGGAACATTGACCTCTACCTTTTGGACCATTTACTCAAAGGACATGTATTACCTGATGCCAACATCCTAGATGCAGGATGCGGTGAAGGTCGAAACTTGATCTACTTCCTCAACAACAGGTATCAAGTCTATGGCATAGACCAAAACCCTGACGCTATCCGCATGCTCCAATTCATCGTAGGAGCCAACTACGCACCCTACGACAAGGAAAGGTTCACTACGGGCGATATAGCAGATATGCCCTACGCAGACCAAAGTTTCGAACTAGTGATCTCCAGTGCAGTACTGCATTTCTGCCCAAGCGACGAGGTATTTTGGTCAGCCATCCAAGAAATGACCCGTGTACTCAAGCCAGGAGGCACGCTCTTCATCCGGATGACTTCCGACGTAGGACTCAACTTAGAACCGAGTGCGTCAGCACAACACCTCCTACCGGACGGCAGCCTACGCTACTTGATCGACTCCTCCAAAATCGAACATCTTACAAGTAGATTTGGCTATGAACACATAGAGCCTATCAAAACTGTCGTGGTAGATCAAATGCGAAGTATGGCAACCCTTGTCCTAAGAAAAAACTAA
- a CDS encoding DUF6089 family protein: MLRTILFSILLLTSLTGKSQNFFDWQYHDRYFSVFAGTGWTGYVGDLTNGKPFTSGLSHFNIGAEARLYSRIAARVQYTVYKLEGSDKNAADSSYNRQRNLSFHSVNHEWQAQMVYYLFKYNKKYYKRRPYEPYVAIGVGQTFFNPKADLYDTQADKIKTYPLRDYRTETDSYGKAAWIIPVDLGVKLAINEFMNLGVDAGYRFAFTGYLDDVHGDYADPNGDGTGYPDGTISSSLSNRKFESDVYIINQEAFDELIPGAQRGNGKFDSYFMLNFNLEIYLPKDVFRSKKGRGRKGKILGKPGAYD, translated from the coding sequence ATGCTTCGGACAATTCTTTTTTCAATACTCCTACTCACTTCACTGACAGGGAAATCGCAGAATTTCTTCGATTGGCAGTACCATGATCGGTATTTCTCTGTGTTTGCAGGGACAGGGTGGACGGGCTATGTGGGAGACTTGACCAATGGTAAACCCTTCACTTCGGGACTCTCGCACTTCAACATCGGAGCAGAGGCCCGACTCTACTCTAGAATCGCCGCACGCGTACAATACACGGTATACAAACTTGAAGGCAGTGACAAAAATGCGGCAGACAGTTCCTACAACAGGCAACGCAACCTCTCCTTTCACTCAGTCAATCACGAGTGGCAAGCACAGATGGTCTACTACCTGTTCAAATACAACAAAAAATACTACAAGAGAAGACCCTACGAGCCCTATGTTGCCATTGGTGTAGGCCAAACCTTCTTCAACCCAAAAGCAGATCTGTACGATACACAAGCTGACAAAATCAAAACCTACCCTCTACGAGACTACCGTACCGAAACAGACTCTTACGGCAAGGCGGCTTGGATCATCCCTGTCGATTTGGGTGTCAAACTCGCCATCAATGAATTCATGAATCTGGGAGTAGATGCGGGCTACCGTTTTGCCTTTACGGGCTATCTCGACGATGTACACGGCGACTATGCCGACCCCAATGGTGACGGTACAGGCTACCCAGATGGCACCATCTCTTCTTCACTCAGCAATCGCAAATTTGAGAGTGACGTATACATCATCAACCAAGAAGCGTTTGACGAATTGATCCCAGGAGCACAACGGGGCAATGGTAAGTTTGACTCTTACTTTATGCTCAATTTCAACTTGGAAATCTATCTACCCAAAGACGTCTTTCGTTCCAAGAAAGGAAGAGGTCGAAAGGGCAAGATACTAGGCAAACCAGGAGCATATGACTGA
- a CDS encoding DUF4159 domain-containing protein, whose product MTDLKRIFLLVLWTSACSTALLAQNKIQIAKVKYNGGGDWYGNKTALPNLAVFCNQQLHTNLDTEDEVVEIGSPDLFLYPYTYLTGHGNIVLSPHEAENLRNYLISGGFLHIDDNYGLDPFIRLEMKKVFPGLEFVELPPDHPIYQQKFKFPNGLPKIHEHDGKPAQGFGIIHEGRLVCFYSYESDLGNGWEDQSIYNDPESVRLKALQMGANIISYAFMQ is encoded by the coding sequence ATGACTGATCTTAAACGTATATTTTTACTCGTCCTATGGACTAGCGCTTGTAGCACAGCCCTTCTTGCTCAAAACAAAATCCAAATCGCCAAAGTCAAATACAACGGAGGCGGGGACTGGTACGGCAACAAAACCGCCCTACCCAATCTGGCAGTATTCTGCAACCAACAGCTCCACACCAACCTCGATACCGAGGATGAAGTTGTAGAAATCGGCAGCCCAGACCTCTTTCTCTATCCCTACACCTACCTGACCGGTCACGGCAACATTGTACTCTCACCCCATGAGGCAGAAAACCTTAGAAACTACTTGATCTCTGGGGGATTCTTGCATATCGACGACAATTATGGATTGGACCCATTTATTCGTTTGGAAATGAAAAAGGTATTTCCAGGATTGGAATTCGTGGAGCTCCCTCCGGACCACCCGATCTACCAACAAAAATTCAAATTCCCGAATGGGCTACCCAAAATCCACGAACACGACGGCAAGCCAGCACAGGGCTTTGGAATCATCCATGAAGGTCGGCTGGTATGCTTCTACTCCTATGAATCGGATCTAGGCAACGGCTGGGAAGACCAATCCATTTACAACGATCCCGAAAGCGTACGACTCAAAGCTCTTCAAATGGGGGCCAACATCATCAGCTATGCATTCATGCAGTAG